The following proteins are encoded in a genomic region of Mycolicibacterium rutilum:
- a CDS encoding glycoside hydrolase family 16 protein — MDRRSLMMMTGIAAIGASLPTPVANASPLRPAPPAQPPVAASGSYLFADEFDGPAGSAPDPSKWLIQNWDDPVTPPLAGHYRDDRRNVFVDGNSNLVLCATREGDQYFSGKVLSHFRGQIGTTWEARIKLDCMHPGLWPAYWLLNQDPLPDGEVDIVEYYGNGDWPPGTTVHAASNGKTWEGKSIPQLVDPAWHNWRVNWAEDGFRFWRDYVDGAEPYFYVPAKPIPVHGRPGDLRWPFGIPGYWMQAILNLAVGGTGGGNPALAPYPSVMLVDWIRVW; from the coding sequence ATCGACCGTCGCAGCCTGATGATGATGACCGGGATCGCCGCCATCGGCGCCTCTCTGCCCACACCGGTGGCGAACGCGTCGCCGCTGCGGCCCGCGCCACCAGCGCAACCACCCGTCGCCGCGTCCGGCTCCTACCTGTTCGCCGACGAGTTCGACGGCCCGGCCGGCTCGGCGCCCGACCCGTCGAAGTGGCTGATCCAGAACTGGGACGACCCGGTCACGCCCCCGCTGGCCGGCCACTACCGCGACGACCGTCGCAACGTGTTCGTCGACGGCAATTCCAACCTGGTGCTGTGCGCGACCCGCGAAGGTGACCAGTACTTCAGCGGCAAGGTGCTCAGCCACTTCCGTGGGCAGATCGGCACGACCTGGGAAGCGCGGATCAAGCTCGACTGCATGCACCCGGGCCTGTGGCCCGCCTACTGGCTGCTCAACCAGGACCCGCTGCCCGACGGCGAGGTCGACATCGTCGAGTACTACGGCAACGGCGACTGGCCGCCCGGCACCACCGTGCACGCGGCGTCTAACGGCAAGACGTGGGAGGGCAAGTCGATCCCGCAGCTCGTCGACCCGGCCTGGCACAACTGGCGGGTCAACTGGGCCGAGGACGGGTTCCGGTTCTGGCGCGACTACGTCGACGGCGCCGAGCCGTACTTCTACGTCCCGGCCAAGCCGATCCCGGTGCACGGCCGTCCCGGCGACCTGCGCTGGCCGTTCGGCATCCCGGGCTACTGGATGCAGGCGATCCTCAACCTCGCCGTCGGCGGCACCGGCGGCGGCAACCCCGCCCTGGCGCCGTATCCGTCGGTGATGCTGGTCGACTGGATCCGCGTCTGGTAG
- a CDS encoding glycosyltransferase family 39 protein gives MAPLLVAVLGAAVSLAGAGRPSFWYDEAATISASYSRSLPELWQMLHDVDAVHGLYYVLMHGWFELFPPTEFWSRVPSGLAVGAAAGGVVVLGTQVSSRAVGVTAGVMCAILPRSTWAGIEARPYALTMALAVWLAVVLVWAHRRESRWAWLGYGVLLAVSVVLDVYLALLVFAHAVFVLVSRRRTPAFWVTSAVALAATAPFVALVAGQAQQISWITPIGWRTFEDVAVQQYFDRDPYFAVLAGLVVVVAVATRRLAGQREVVALAVGWIVAPTTVIVAYSAVAEPLYTPRYLCFTAPAVALLLGVCIVAVSRSGWVAAAVVGVFAVLTAHNYVAVQRGPYAKYGMDYSPVADLITASASPGDCLLVNDTVTFHPAPMRPLMAARPDAFRPLVDVSLWQRATETHAVFDTNLIPEASVGPLQHCATVWILTQADPAAPAHETGVAIPPGPLFGGTRAFAVTHDLGLRLVERWQFNLVQVIKAVR, from the coding sequence GTGGCTCCGCTGCTCGTCGCCGTCCTCGGCGCGGCCGTCAGCCTCGCCGGCGCGGGCCGCCCGTCGTTCTGGTACGACGAGGCCGCCACCATCTCGGCCTCCTACAGCCGCTCGCTGCCCGAGCTGTGGCAGATGCTGCACGACGTGGACGCCGTGCACGGCCTCTACTACGTGCTGATGCACGGCTGGTTCGAGCTGTTCCCGCCGACCGAGTTCTGGTCCCGGGTGCCCAGCGGGCTGGCCGTCGGTGCCGCCGCGGGCGGCGTTGTCGTCTTGGGCACCCAGGTGTCCTCGCGCGCCGTCGGGGTGACCGCGGGCGTGATGTGCGCGATCCTGCCGCGCAGCACCTGGGCAGGCATCGAGGCGCGGCCGTATGCGCTGACGATGGCGTTGGCGGTGTGGCTGGCCGTCGTGCTGGTGTGGGCGCACCGGCGTGAATCCCGCTGGGCCTGGCTGGGTTACGGCGTGCTGCTGGCGGTGTCGGTGGTGCTGGACGTGTACCTGGCGCTGCTGGTTTTCGCGCACGCGGTGTTCGTGCTGGTGTCGCGGCGGCGCACCCCCGCGTTCTGGGTGACGTCGGCGGTGGCGCTGGCGGCGACGGCGCCGTTCGTGGCGCTGGTCGCGGGCCAGGCGCAGCAGATCAGCTGGATCACGCCGATCGGCTGGCGCACCTTCGAAGACGTTGCCGTGCAACAGTATTTCGATCGCGACCCGTACTTCGCGGTGCTGGCCGGGCTGGTGGTGGTCGTGGCCGTGGCGACGCGGCGGCTGGCCGGCCAGCGGGAGGTGGTGGCGCTGGCGGTCGGGTGGATCGTGGCGCCGACGACGGTGATCGTCGCGTACTCGGCGGTCGCCGAACCGCTCTACACGCCGCGATATCTGTGCTTCACCGCGCCTGCGGTCGCGCTGTTGCTCGGGGTGTGCATCGTCGCGGTGAGCCGGTCGGGGTGGGTGGCGGCGGCGGTGGTCGGAGTGTTCGCGGTGCTGACGGCACACAATTACGTTGCGGTGCAACGCGGTCCGTACGCGAAGTACGGGATGGATTACAGCCCGGTGGCCGACCTGATCACCGCGTCGGCGTCGCCCGGGGACTGCCTGCTGGTCAACGACACCGTCACGTTCCATCCCGCACCGATGCGCCCGCTGATGGCCGCGCGGCCCGACGCCTTCCGTCCGCTCGTCGACGTCAGCCTGTGGCAGCGAGCGACCGAGACGCACGCGGTGTTCGACACCAACCTCATCCCCGAGGCCTCCGTCGGGCCGCTGCAGCACTGCGCGACGGTGTGGATCCTCACGCAGGCCGACCCGGCGGCGCCCGCACACGAAACCGGCGTGGCGATCCCGCCGGGTCCGCTGTTCGGCGGCACCCGCGCCTTTGCCGTCACCCACGATCTCGGGCTCCGGCTGGTCGAGCGGTGGCAGTTCAACCTGGTGCAGGTGATCAAGGCTGTGCGCTAA
- a CDS encoding helix-turn-helix transcriptional regulator yields MQVGDVSRAATPLTGRRDETAVLDRFLDAVTSGESRALVIRGDAGVGKTALLDYLATRATGCRVLRASGVQAEMELAFAALHQLCLPLLDQLDRLPDNQHTALSVALGVTSGPAPDRFLVGLAVLNLFSLAAEQRPLVCLIDDEHWLDRASAQVLAFVARRLGAESVGLVLAAREPSDAVDGLPVLVVSGLRAVDARALLNAVLSEPLDDRVRDQIVAETGGNPLALLEIPRSLPAGELAGGFGLPAAVGISADMEQRFGHRIEALPAAARRLLLLAAAEPTGDLGLLWRAAELIGLGRDAIAPVVEADLATFATRVRFRHPLVRSATYKSASVADRLEVHRVLAEATDADLDPDRQAWHLANATPGPDEAVAEELVRSADRAQARGGVGAAAAFLERAAGLTPDSAVRADRALTAAVAKIQAGAYDRALDLLAMAESEPLSEVQHARVDSARAQIAFATSHGSDAPPLFLAAAEQLKDHDVQLCRTTFLEAFLASMFAGRLAVNATVGEVAHAAAGAPADSASPPGLLLDWLVTHYTRGYVAAAPALGPVLGAFVDAPAEHLRWALLASTAAHFAWDDNCLEVMTRRHVELARHTGTLSELPIALSSRAYPLLFFGNLAEAAAVVDELQAAQDATGSRLAPYAALGVAALRGDRERTSALIDATVTEVSGRGEGNGLTVAWWAEAVLHNGIGDYHRAFAAASRAAAFPGELTAMHWSLPELVEAAVRVGEDEVAVRAAEELATMAAASGTPWALGVGCRVRALVAEDADDAERLYLEAIEHFERTRIRTELARTHLLYGEWLRRERRRSDARAHLRVAHDMLGSMGMAAFAERARRELKAVGDTAQKIDAATGAEQLTAQEAQVARLARDGLSNPEIGSRLFISARTVQYHLSKVFTKLGISSRAQLERVLPD; encoded by the coding sequence GTGCAGGTCGGCGATGTCTCGCGAGCCGCGACGCCGCTGACGGGGCGTCGCGACGAGACGGCTGTGCTCGACCGGTTCCTCGATGCCGTGACGTCCGGGGAAAGCCGCGCCCTCGTCATTCGCGGAGACGCCGGAGTCGGGAAGACGGCGCTGCTGGACTACCTGGCGACCCGGGCCACCGGGTGCCGCGTCCTGCGGGCCTCCGGCGTACAGGCCGAAATGGAGTTGGCGTTCGCAGCGCTGCACCAGCTGTGCCTACCGCTGCTGGACCAACTGGACCGGCTGCCCGACAATCAGCACACGGCGTTGAGCGTCGCGCTCGGTGTGACGAGCGGTCCTGCACCCGATCGATTCCTGGTCGGGCTGGCGGTGCTGAACCTGTTCTCGCTCGCTGCAGAGCAGCGACCCCTGGTGTGCCTGATCGACGACGAGCACTGGCTCGACCGCGCCTCAGCACAGGTGCTGGCGTTCGTCGCGCGACGCCTCGGTGCCGAGTCGGTCGGGCTCGTGCTGGCCGCGCGGGAGCCCAGCGACGCGGTCGACGGCCTGCCGGTGCTCGTCGTCAGCGGCCTGCGCGCCGTCGACGCGCGGGCGCTGCTCAACGCGGTGCTGTCAGAGCCCCTCGACGACCGGGTGCGCGATCAGATCGTCGCCGAGACCGGCGGGAACCCGTTGGCCCTGCTGGAGATCCCCCGGTCACTTCCTGCCGGTGAGCTCGCCGGCGGCTTCGGACTTCCTGCGGCAGTGGGCATCTCGGCCGACATGGAGCAGAGGTTCGGGCACCGCATCGAAGCGTTGCCCGCAGCGGCCCGCCGCTTGCTGCTGCTCGCCGCGGCCGAACCGACCGGCGATCTGGGGCTGCTGTGGCGGGCGGCCGAGCTGATAGGGCTCGGCAGGGACGCGATCGCACCGGTCGTCGAGGCCGATCTGGCGACGTTTGCGACGCGGGTCCGGTTCCGGCATCCGCTGGTGCGTTCGGCGACCTACAAGTCCGCGTCGGTCGCCGATCGGCTCGAGGTGCACCGGGTGCTCGCCGAGGCCACCGACGCCGATCTCGATCCCGACCGGCAGGCCTGGCATCTGGCCAACGCCACCCCGGGTCCTGACGAAGCGGTGGCGGAGGAGTTGGTGCGGTCCGCCGACCGGGCGCAGGCCCGCGGCGGGGTCGGGGCGGCGGCGGCGTTTCTGGAGCGTGCCGCGGGGCTGACACCCGACTCCGCGGTGCGGGCGGACCGCGCACTGACCGCCGCAGTGGCCAAGATCCAGGCCGGGGCCTACGACCGCGCGTTGGACCTGCTGGCCATGGCCGAGAGCGAACCCCTGTCCGAGGTCCAGCACGCACGCGTGGACTCCGCGCGGGCTCAGATCGCGTTCGCCACCAGCCACGGCAGCGACGCACCCCCGCTGTTCTTGGCGGCCGCCGAACAACTCAAGGATCACGACGTACAGCTCTGTCGGACAACGTTTCTCGAAGCGTTCCTCGCGTCCATGTTCGCGGGGCGACTCGCGGTGAACGCCACCGTCGGAGAAGTGGCGCACGCCGCCGCAGGCGCACCCGCCGACTCCGCGTCCCCACCCGGTCTTCTGCTCGACTGGCTGGTGACGCACTACACCCGCGGGTACGTCGCCGCCGCGCCAGCGCTCGGTCCGGTGCTCGGCGCGTTCGTCGACGCCCCGGCCGAGCACCTACGGTGGGCCCTATTGGCGTCGACGGCTGCTCATTTCGCCTGGGACGACAACTGTCTGGAAGTCATGACCCGTCGTCACGTCGAGTTGGCGCGCCACACCGGGACACTCAGCGAGCTACCGATCGCGCTCAGCTCGCGTGCCTATCCCCTGCTGTTCTTCGGCAATTTGGCCGAAGCCGCGGCCGTGGTCGACGAGTTGCAGGCCGCCCAGGACGCAACGGGTAGCAGGTTGGCACCGTATGCCGCGTTGGGAGTGGCGGCGCTGCGCGGTGACCGCGAACGGACGTCGGCGCTCATCGACGCCACGGTCACCGAGGTGAGCGGCCGGGGTGAAGGTAACGGGTTGACCGTCGCATGGTGGGCAGAAGCGGTGCTGCACAACGGGATCGGTGACTACCACCGGGCCTTCGCCGCGGCCAGCAGGGCGGCGGCCTTCCCGGGCGAGCTGACCGCGATGCATTGGTCTCTTCCGGAACTCGTCGAGGCGGCGGTGCGCGTCGGAGAGGACGAGGTCGCCGTGCGAGCCGCTGAGGAGCTGGCCACGATGGCCGCCGCGAGTGGCACGCCGTGGGCGCTGGGTGTCGGGTGCCGGGTCCGCGCGCTGGTCGCTGAGGACGCAGACGACGCCGAACGGCTGTACCTGGAGGCTATCGAGCACTTCGAGCGCACCCGGATCCGCACCGAACTCGCCCGCACCCATCTTCTCTACGGGGAATGGCTGCGGCGAGAACGTCGGCGCAGCGACGCCCGTGCGCATCTACGAGTCGCCCACGACATGCTCGGGTCCATGGGCATGGCGGCGTTCGCCGAACGGGCGCGGCGCGAGCTGAAGGCCGTCGGCGACACCGCGCAGAAGATCGACGCCGCGACCGGCGCCGAGCAGCTCACCGCACAGGAGGCGCAGGTCGCCCGGCTGGCCCGCGACGGGCTGTCGAACCCGGAGATCGGGTCTCGGCTGTTCATCAGCGCCCGCACCGTGCAGTACCACCTGAGCAAGGTGTTCACCAAGCTCGGGATCTCCTCGCGTGCGCAACTCGAGCGCGTGCTGCCCGACTGA
- a CDS encoding SDR family NAD(P)-dependent oxidoreductase, producing the protein MDMGLVGRRALVTGSSAGIGAAIAEMLAEEGAAVVVHGRDRDRTEAVAHRIEAVPVVGDLSTDAGAAYVADAASAGGPIDILVNNAGGYEELSWSDAVPEQWAQVYQANVVSGVRMIRHLTPAMRQRGWGRVIQIGGGLAVQPMAIQPHYQATLAARHNLTVSLARELAGTGITANTVAPGAILTDQVAELLMRIAPEHGWTGNLSDVERVAAESWIPNDVGRFGRPDEIAAAVVFLAGKHADYISGATIRVDGGTIRSVA; encoded by the coding sequence ATGGACATGGGTTTGGTGGGCCGACGGGCGTTGGTCACCGGCTCGAGCGCCGGCATCGGAGCGGCGATCGCCGAGATGCTTGCCGAGGAGGGCGCCGCGGTCGTGGTACACGGCCGGGATCGGGACCGCACCGAGGCCGTCGCGCACCGCATCGAGGCCGTCCCGGTTGTCGGTGACCTGAGCACCGACGCCGGCGCCGCGTATGTCGCCGACGCCGCGTCGGCGGGCGGACCGATCGACATCCTGGTCAACAACGCCGGCGGGTACGAGGAACTGTCGTGGAGCGACGCGGTTCCGGAACAGTGGGCGCAGGTCTACCAGGCCAACGTCGTGTCCGGCGTACGGATGATCCGCCACCTGACGCCGGCCATGCGGCAGCGTGGCTGGGGACGGGTCATCCAGATCGGCGGCGGACTCGCCGTGCAGCCGATGGCGATCCAGCCGCACTACCAGGCGACGCTGGCCGCCCGCCACAACCTGACGGTCTCGCTGGCCCGTGAGCTGGCGGGCACCGGGATCACCGCCAACACCGTTGCCCCGGGGGCCATCCTGACCGACCAGGTGGCCGAGCTGTTGATGCGGATCGCGCCCGAGCATGGATGGACGGGCAACCTCAGCGACGTCGAACGCGTGGCGGCCGAATCGTGGATCCCCAACGACGTCGGCCGGTTCGGACGGCCCGACGAAATCGCCGCCGCGGTCGTCTTTCTGGCCGGCAAGCACGCCGACTACATCAGCGGCGCCACCATCCGCGTCGACGGCGGGACCATCCGCAGCGTCGCCTGA
- a CDS encoding alpha/beta fold hydrolase: protein MGIVHTDDGADIFYKDWGSGQPIVFSHGWPLSSDDWDAQMLFFLQRGYRVVAHDRRGHGRSTQTAGGHDMDRYADDLATLVDHLDLHDVIHVGHSAGGGEVVRYLARHGEQRAAKAALLCAVPPLMVQTDTNPDGQPKAVFDDLQAQLAANRSEFYRSVASGPFYGFNRPQARYSEAIVANWWRQGMTGAANAHYEGIVAWSQTDFTDDLKKITVPTLVIHSDDDQIVPYRAAGPKTAELLKNGVLKTYHGLPHGLPTTDADTVNADLLAFIERN, encoded by the coding sequence ATGGGAATAGTGCACACCGACGACGGCGCTGACATCTTCTACAAGGACTGGGGCAGCGGTCAGCCGATCGTCTTCAGTCACGGTTGGCCACTGTCAAGCGACGACTGGGACGCACAGATGTTGTTCTTCCTGCAGCGCGGTTACCGCGTGGTGGCCCACGACCGTCGCGGCCACGGCCGCTCTACGCAGACGGCCGGCGGACATGACATGGACCGCTACGCCGATGATCTCGCCACGCTGGTCGACCACCTCGATCTGCACGACGTCATTCACGTCGGTCATTCCGCAGGCGGGGGCGAAGTGGTCCGATACCTGGCCCGACACGGCGAGCAACGCGCCGCCAAGGCGGCCCTGCTGTGCGCGGTGCCACCCCTGATGGTGCAGACCGACACCAACCCCGACGGGCAACCGAAGGCGGTGTTCGACGATCTGCAAGCCCAGTTGGCGGCGAACCGTTCCGAATTCTACCGCAGCGTGGCTTCGGGACCGTTCTACGGCTTCAACCGCCCGCAGGCCCGTTACTCCGAGGCGATCGTCGCCAACTGGTGGCGGCAGGGCATGACCGGGGCGGCCAACGCCCACTATGAGGGGATCGTGGCCTGGTCGCAGACCGACTTCACCGACGACCTGAAGAAGATCACTGTTCCCACACTGGTGATCCACAGTGACGACGACCAGATCGTCCCCTACCGCGCAGCCGGACCGAAGACCGCCGAACTGCTCAAGAACGGCGTCCTCAAGACCTATCACGGCCTGCCGCATGGCTTGCCGACCACTGACGCCGACACCGTGAACGCCGACCTGCTCGCATTCATCGAAAGGAACTGA
- a CDS encoding nuclear transport factor 2 family protein, with protein sequence MTTLAPPFTHDTAVAKVRAGEDLWNTRDPERVALGYTPDSWWRNRSTFLQGREQIIEFLTGKWARELEYRLIKELWAFGEDRIAVRFAYEYHDAEGRWFRAYGNENWEFAESGLMKTRHASINDVAISEEQRLFHWDRSGPRPADHPGLTELGL encoded by the coding sequence ATGACCACGTTGGCTCCGCCCTTCACCCATGACACCGCGGTCGCGAAAGTCCGTGCGGGAGAGGACCTCTGGAACACGCGCGATCCCGAACGCGTCGCGCTCGGCTACACGCCGGACAGCTGGTGGCGTAACCGGTCGACGTTCCTGCAGGGCCGCGAGCAGATCATCGAGTTCCTGACCGGCAAGTGGGCACGCGAACTGGAGTACCGCCTGATCAAAGAACTGTGGGCGTTCGGCGAGGACCGCATCGCGGTCCGGTTCGCCTACGAGTATCACGACGCCGAGGGGCGCTGGTTCCGTGCATACGGAAACGAGAACTGGGAGTTCGCCGAGAGCGGGCTGATGAAGACCCGGCACGCCAGCATCAACGACGTGGCCATCAGCGAGGAGCAGCGGCTGTTCCACTGGGACCGTTCCGGCCCGCGGCCCGCCGACCACCCCGGCCTCACCGAATTGGGGTTGTAG
- a CDS encoding NADP-dependent oxidoreductase: MTAVGVREYGGPDALELVEVPRPVTGPTQVRLRVHAATVNPGDVLLRTGVLDAALRDGPLRPPYVPGMEAAGVVDEIGPDARTDLRVGDRVMAIVMPIDATGGAYAQYLVVDPDQVTHVPNGATLAEAATLPMNGLTARLAIDLLNLPAGETIAVTGAAGAVGGYAVQLAKVDGLRVIADAAPADENLVVALGADQIVPRGPGIGARIRQWWPEGVAAAVDGAWQGADVVPALRDGGQIAVLLRGDRPDDHRDLGRSHGIDVREVFVPQYTHAIDKLEQLKTLVEQDKLTLRVAATYPAAKAADAHRAMEAGGVRGRIVLTFDQ; the protein is encoded by the coding sequence ATGACGGCGGTCGGTGTGCGCGAGTACGGCGGGCCCGATGCACTCGAACTCGTCGAGGTCCCCCGGCCCGTGACCGGGCCGACGCAGGTGCGGCTGCGCGTACACGCCGCGACGGTCAATCCGGGCGACGTCCTGCTGCGCACCGGCGTTCTGGACGCCGCGCTGCGCGACGGGCCGCTGCGGCCCCCGTACGTGCCGGGGATGGAAGCGGCCGGCGTGGTGGACGAGATTGGGCCCGATGCCCGCACCGACCTGCGAGTCGGCGACCGCGTCATGGCAATCGTCATGCCGATCGACGCCACCGGCGGCGCCTACGCCCAATACCTCGTCGTCGACCCGGACCAGGTGACCCACGTCCCGAACGGGGCGACGCTCGCCGAGGCCGCCACCTTGCCGATGAACGGCCTGACCGCGCGTCTGGCCATCGACCTACTGAATCTGCCTGCCGGAGAGACAATCGCAGTCACGGGCGCCGCGGGAGCCGTCGGCGGATATGCGGTTCAGCTGGCGAAAGTCGACGGTCTGCGCGTCATCGCCGACGCCGCACCCGCCGACGAGAACCTGGTCGTCGCGCTGGGCGCAGATCAGATCGTGCCCCGCGGACCGGGAATCGGAGCGCGCATCAGACAGTGGTGGCCCGAAGGAGTAGCCGCAGCGGTCGACGGGGCGTGGCAGGGCGCAGACGTCGTTCCTGCGCTACGCGACGGCGGTCAGATCGCGGTGCTGCTGCGCGGAGATCGCCCCGACGACCACCGCGACCTGGGCCGGTCTCACGGGATTGACGTGCGCGAGGTTTTCGTCCCGCAGTACACGCATGCCATCGACAAGCTCGAGCAGTTGAAAACGCTTGTCGAGCAGGACAAGTTGACCTTGCGCGTAGCCGCCACCTATCCCGCCGCGAAGGCCGCCGATGCGCATCGGGCCATGGAGGCCGGCGGCGTCCGTGGCCGCATCGTGCTGACGTTCGACCAGTGA
- a CDS encoding HD domain-containing protein, which yields MQPIVSEATEHVRTVLHPQIFNHSLRTHLLGLEAARRDAADIDSEALLLAALFHDAGTADIYDGPSRFEVEGADAAAEFLTARGWDAVSVDPIWEAIALHTSPGIAERRGPVPHYLRAGVAIEFGSRQLRAEYAVAIAAAEAQHPRSGLDEVLEGLVVAQALRQPQKAQRPSWAGDLVAARRHNERTLR from the coding sequence ATGCAACCCATCGTGTCGGAGGCGACCGAGCATGTCCGCACGGTGCTGCACCCGCAGATCTTCAACCACAGTCTGAGGACTCACCTGTTGGGGTTGGAGGCGGCGCGGCGCGACGCAGCCGACATCGATTCGGAAGCACTGCTGCTGGCCGCGCTGTTCCACGACGCCGGCACCGCCGACATCTACGACGGGCCATCGCGATTCGAGGTCGAAGGAGCCGATGCAGCCGCGGAATTCCTCACCGCCCGCGGGTGGGATGCGGTCTCGGTCGATCCGATCTGGGAGGCGATCGCACTGCACACCTCGCCGGGCATCGCCGAACGCCGCGGTCCCGTCCCGCACTACCTGCGCGCGGGTGTGGCCATCGAGTTCGGGTCGCGGCAATTGCGTGCCGAGTACGCGGTGGCGATCGCCGCTGCGGAGGCCCAGCACCCGCGGTCCGGGCTGGATGAAGTCTTGGAGGGCCTGGTCGTCGCGCAGGCGTTACGACAGCCGCAGAAGGCGCAGAGACCCTCCTGGGCAGGCGATCTCGTCGCCGCCCGCAGACACAACGAAAGGACACTGCGATGA
- a CDS encoding SDR family NAD(P)-dependent oxidoreductase, with the protein MTVWFITGSSRGFGRALVEAVAQNGDRVAATARRPEQLDDLVAKYGSDAVFPVALDVTDPAAVSRAITTARDHFGRIDVVVNNAGYANVAPIETGDEDDFRRQFETNFWGVYHVSKAVIPVLRDQGGGLIIQFSSMGGRVGGSPGIASYQAAKFAIDGFSRVLQTETAPFGVRVLVVEPSGFATDWAGSSMTVDAIPDLYADTVGAMNAVRGSDAITAGDPQRAAEILVKIAARNDIPYHLPIGVTAVDGTLRHDEKLLADDRKWAAVGRSADYGQPYPAAFPSDNLEGKTA; encoded by the coding sequence ATGACAGTTTGGTTCATCACCGGTTCGTCGCGCGGGTTCGGCCGCGCACTGGTCGAGGCGGTGGCACAAAACGGGGACCGGGTAGCGGCGACCGCCCGTCGACCCGAGCAACTCGACGATCTGGTCGCCAAATACGGTTCCGACGCCGTGTTCCCGGTGGCGCTCGACGTCACCGATCCCGCCGCGGTCTCCCGCGCAATCACGACAGCACGCGATCACTTCGGCCGCATCGATGTGGTCGTCAACAACGCCGGTTACGCCAACGTGGCGCCGATCGAAACCGGCGACGAGGACGACTTCCGGCGGCAGTTCGAGACGAACTTCTGGGGTGTCTACCACGTGTCGAAGGCGGTGATCCCGGTGTTGCGCGACCAGGGCGGCGGGCTAATCATCCAGTTCTCGTCGATGGGCGGCCGCGTCGGCGGGTCACCCGGCATCGCGTCCTATCAGGCCGCCAAGTTCGCGATCGACGGGTTCTCCCGCGTGCTGCAGACCGAGACCGCGCCGTTCGGTGTGCGGGTGCTCGTCGTGGAACCCAGCGGGTTCGCCACCGACTGGGCCGGCTCGTCGATGACCGTCGACGCGATCCCCGACCTCTATGCCGATACCGTTGGCGCGATGAACGCCGTGCGGGGCAGCGACGCCATCACCGCCGGCGATCCGCAGCGAGCCGCCGAGATACTGGTGAAAATAGCTGCGCGCAACGACATTCCGTACCACCTCCCGATCGGGGTCACTGCTGTCGACGGGACCCTGCGCCACGACGAGAAGCTGCTGGCCGACGACCGCAAGTGGGCAGCCGTCGGACGGTCGGCCGACTACGGCCAGCCGTACCCCGCCGCCTTTCCGTCCGACAACCTAGAAGGAAAAACCGCATGA
- a CDS encoding nitroreductase family deazaflavin-dependent oxidoreductase yields MSTIDFDEMNRNVIREFRETGGRAGGVFEGKPLVLVHHFGAKSGTERIAPLVPYLDGDRIYIFASKGGADTNPDWYHNLVAHPDIAVELGTETFPATARVLTGQERDDIYAKQVAVEPQFGDYQRNTTRVIPVVELVRA; encoded by the coding sequence ATGAGCACAATTGATTTCGACGAGATGAACCGTAACGTCATTCGTGAATTCCGGGAGACCGGCGGCCGCGCGGGCGGGGTGTTCGAGGGCAAGCCGCTGGTGCTGGTGCATCATTTCGGCGCCAAGAGCGGCACAGAGCGGATCGCCCCGCTGGTGCCCTACCTCGACGGCGACCGCATCTACATCTTCGCCAGCAAGGGCGGCGCCGACACGAACCCCGACTGGTATCACAACCTGGTGGCGCATCCGGACATCGCCGTGGAGCTGGGCACCGAGACGTTCCCGGCGACCGCGCGGGTCCTCACCGGACAGGAACGCGACGACATCTACGCCAAACAGGTCGCGGTCGAACCGCAGTTCGGCGACTACCAGCGCAACACGACGCGGGTGATCCCGGTGGTGGAGTTGGTCCGGGCTTAG
- a CDS encoding hemerythrin domain-containing protein — translation MADTKTGNIVDDIIADHREFESVFSEIESAGDPRTQPELVEHVIAGIVRHAVAEEEYVYPAARDIVPNGDEMVDHEIQEHSEAEEVMKEIEKVGTDDPKYDELVRKLIADIRHHIEDEENDLLAKMRIAATSDQLRELSEKFHRAKKMAPTRPHPLAPDHPPANRILAPGAGLVDRLRDALSGRN, via the coding sequence ATGGCGGACACCAAGACAGGCAATATCGTCGACGACATCATCGCCGACCACCGCGAGTTCGAAAGCGTCTTCAGCGAGATCGAATCCGCGGGCGATCCCCGAACCCAACCCGAGCTCGTCGAGCACGTGATCGCCGGAATCGTGCGGCACGCGGTGGCCGAGGAGGAGTACGTGTATCCGGCGGCGCGCGACATCGTGCCCAACGGCGACGAGATGGTCGACCACGAGATCCAGGAGCACTCGGAGGCCGAGGAGGTCATGAAGGAGATCGAAAAGGTCGGCACCGATGATCCCAAGTACGACGAGCTCGTCCGCAAGCTCATCGCCGACATCCGCCACCACATCGAGGACGAAGAGAACGATCTGCTGGCGAAGATGCGCATCGCGGCGACCTCCGACCAGTTGCGCGAGCTCAGCGAGAAGTTCCACCGGGCCAAGAAGATGGCACCCACCCGCCCTCATCCGCTCGCGCCCGACCATCCGCCGGCCAACCGCATCCTCGCGCCGGGCGCCGGGTTGGTCGACCGGTTGCGCGACGCGCTGTCCGGCCGCAACTAG